In the Deltaproteobacteria bacterium genome, one interval contains:
- a CDS encoding prepilin-type N-terminal cleavage/methylation domain-containing protein produces the protein MIWNPMGRMGKTAAKGSMRISKAGTWNKPGQGGFTLLELIVTLLLITIVLSFTLPKIGNVLYSTDLRESVRQLRALLTAARSLAVAEGIPRRIVCDLSKGEIHVERAVYHKEGEIETVRYEMDSSILIHRYTLPRHVKIEDVITESGDKITEGTATLRIGINGMIFGNRIHLLQKEKQYTLVINPLTGRITVEQGYTEETRNADNGE, from the coding sequence ATGATCTGGAATCCTATGGGGCGGATGGGGAAGACGGCGGCGAAGGGAAGTATGCGGATATCGAAAGCTGGAACCTGGAATAAGCCGGGGCAAGGGGGCTTCACTCTCCTTGAGTTGATCGTCACCCTTCTGCTGATCACCATCGTCCTGAGTTTTACCCTGCCGAAGATCGGGAATGTCCTTTATTCCACGGACCTCAGGGAGTCGGTGCGGCAATTGCGGGCATTGCTGACCGCGGCCCGAAGCCTGGCCGTCGCGGAAGGAATCCCGCGACGGATTGTCTGCGATCTTTCCAAAGGAGAAATACATGTTGAACGGGCGGTGTACCACAAAGAAGGCGAAATCGAAACAGTCCGCTACGAGATGGATTCATCGATCCTGATCCATCGCTATACCCTTCCCCGCCACGTGAAGATCGAAGACGTGATCACCGAAAGCGGTGACAAAATCACGGAAGGAACGGCGACCCTCCGCATCGGGATCAACGGCATGATTTTCGGGAACCGGATCCATCTATTGCAGAAAGAGAAACAGTACACACTGGTGATCAATCCTCTTACGGGGAGAATCACTGTCGAACAAGGTTATACGGAGGAAACCCGGAATGCCGACAACGGGGAATAG
- a CDS encoding prepilin-type N-terminal cleavage/methylation domain-containing protein, with protein MPTTGNRGFTLMEVIFAVAIMGISLVTLLNLQIKTIRLQQVTNHTEEATLLAQEMMTRKMLEITSSPSMPQYFDEGDFEKEEFASYHWEYTLSATDADSLFRIDLTVFWNPEDKKNNSVTLSSFVTMKAAGL; from the coding sequence ATGCCGACAACGGGGAATAGAGGTTTTACCCTGATGGAGGTCATTTTCGCCGTTGCCATCATGGGAATCTCTCTCGTCACGCTCCTGAACCTGCAGATCAAGACGATTCGGCTGCAACAGGTCACCAACCATACCGAGGAAGCCACCCTCCTGGCCCAGGAAATGATGACCCGAAAGATGCTCGAAATTACGAGCAGCCCGTCCATGCCGCAATATTTCGATGAAGGGGATTTTGAGAAAGAGGAGTTTGCATCCTATCACTGGGAATATACTCTGTCGGCCACGGATGCCGATTCCCTCTTCCGGATCGACCTGACCGTCTTCTGGAATCCGGAAGACAAGAAAAACAACTCCGTTACGCTTTCCAGTTTTGTCACGATGAAGGCGGCCGGCCTATGA
- a CDS encoding prepilin-type N-terminal cleavage/methylation domain-containing protein, which produces MILYRSEKGLTLLEVLVAIVILSIILGVIYSSFLGTTRTASILESSEDAYQTAQAFFDMLSRELRGTYYRKGRTPAGLLGIASESRENPTDAVYFLTTSLGRRTPKSTDGTLAEVGYFFDVDELSNTRHLIKSIDMTPDMDLRKGGKFYPLTDRVKSLKFSYFQARENKWFDQWKKPDLPDLIRVELTVLDDQDHPIYFRTTLQPMLRRGKKIRGNPVP; this is translated from the coding sequence ATGATCCTTTACCGTTCCGAAAAGGGCCTGACCCTGTTAGAGGTTCTTGTTGCGATCGTGATCCTCTCAATTATCCTGGGTGTGATCTATTCCTCTTTCCTGGGAACGACGAGAACGGCCTCGATTCTGGAATCGAGTGAAGATGCCTACCAGACGGCACAGGCATTCTTCGATATGCTCTCCCGTGAACTACGCGGCACTTATTACCGAAAAGGAAGGACGCCGGCCGGACTCCTCGGTATCGCCTCGGAATCGAGAGAAAACCCGACGGATGCCGTCTATTTCCTGACCACCTCGCTGGGGCGGCGTACTCCGAAGAGTACCGACGGAACCCTCGCGGAGGTCGGCTATTTCTTTGATGTGGACGAGCTGAGCAACACCCGGCATCTGATTAAAAGTATCGACATGACCCCCGACATGGACCTTCGGAAAGGAGGAAAGTTTTATCCTTTAACGGACCGGGTGAAAAGTCTGAAATTCTCTTATTTCCAGGCCCGGGAGAACAAGTGGTTTGACCAATGGAAGAAACCCGATCTGCCCGACCTGATCCGCGTGGAGCTGACCGTCCTCGACGATCAGGACCACCCGATTTATTTTCGGACCACCCTCCAGCCGATGCTGCGCCGGGGTAAAAAAATCAGGGGGAACCCGGTCCCATGA
- the gspE gene encoding type II secretion system ATPase GspE, which yields MMNPQNKSIGMPLLKKIPEPQLSEETLNRIPRSYLKRFLLFPFFEDDSGVRVAISDPANMAPLYDLGKLLLKHVEPYTATEEEINRSINLYFGSATDTAERVIDDLSGEEFENIAEELEEVQDLLDAETEAPIIKLINLILYQAVESRASDIHLEPYEKDMLVRYRIDGVLYERLQPPKKFQSALISRIKIMANLNIAEKRLPQDGRIKIKIANKEVDIRVSIIPTAFGERVVLRLLDKNATIFDLEDIGLVDRNYKLFSRMIRKSHGIILVSGPTGSGKSTSLYAALNKINSPDKNILTIEDPIEYQIKGIGQIQANPKIDLTFARGLRSILRQDPDVIMIGEIRDLETAEIAIQASLTGHLVFSTLHTNDAAGAITRLTDMGIEPFLVSSSILGIMAQRLVRVICPICKVSYKPTRAELEELGLDPDRVKNPVFSHGKGCDQCLETGYHGRTGIYELMVANDNINKLIMQNADSNRIKEKSVQNGMRTLREDGAYKVLQGITTIEEVLRVTQE from the coding sequence ATGATGAACCCGCAGAACAAAAGCATCGGGATGCCCCTTTTGAAGAAAATCCCGGAACCTCAGTTGAGCGAAGAGACACTGAATCGAATCCCCCGCAGTTATCTCAAACGTTTCCTCCTCTTTCCCTTTTTCGAGGACGACAGCGGAGTCCGGGTGGCGATTTCCGACCCGGCGAACATGGCCCCGCTGTACGACCTGGGCAAATTACTGCTCAAGCATGTCGAACCCTACACAGCCACGGAGGAGGAGATCAACCGGAGCATCAACCTCTACTTCGGAAGTGCCACCGATACGGCCGAGCGGGTCATCGACGATCTCTCGGGGGAGGAATTCGAAAATATTGCCGAAGAGTTGGAAGAGGTGCAGGATCTCCTCGATGCCGAAACCGAGGCGCCGATCATCAAACTGATCAACCTGATCCTCTACCAGGCCGTAGAGTCCCGGGCCAGCGATATCCATCTCGAACCCTATGAAAAGGACATGCTGGTCCGATACCGGATCGACGGTGTCCTCTACGAACGGCTCCAGCCTCCGAAAAAATTTCAGTCTGCTCTGATCTCCCGGATCAAGATCATGGCGAACCTCAACATCGCCGAGAAACGTCTCCCTCAGGACGGCCGGATCAAGATCAAGATCGCGAACAAAGAAGTCGACATACGGGTCTCTATCATCCCCACCGCCTTCGGGGAACGTGTCGTTTTGAGGCTCCTGGACAAGAATGCCACGATCTTCGACCTCGAAGATATCGGCCTCGTGGACCGGAACTATAAACTCTTTTCCCGCATGATCCGGAAGAGTCACGGCATCATCTTAGTCTCCGGACCGACGGGAAGCGGGAAAAGCACAAGTCTCTACGCCGCGCTGAACAAGATCAATTCCCCCGACAAAAACATCCTCACCATCGAGGATCCGATCGAATACCAGATCAAGGGAATCGGACAGATCCAGGCCAATCCGAAGATCGACCTGACCTTTGCCAGGGGACTCCGGTCCATTCTCCGCCAGGACCCGGACGTCATCATGATCGGAGAAATCCGGGACTTGGAGACGGCGGAAATCGCCATCCAGGCCTCACTGACAGGACATCTTGTCTTTTCCACACTCCACACCAACGATGCCGCCGGAGCGATCACCCGGTTGACCGATATGGGGATCGAGCCCTTTCTCGTTTCCTCCTCAATTCTCGGGATCATGGCCCAGCGCCTGGTCCGGGTGATCTGCCCGATCTGTAAAGTCTCCTACAAACCGACCCGGGCCGAATTAGAGGAGCTGGGCCTGGATCCGGATCGTGTGAAAAATCCGGTTTTTTCACACGGAAAAGGATGCGATCAATGCCTTGAAACCGGATATCACGGAAGGACCGGGATCTATGAACTGATGGTGGCAAACGACAACATCAACAAACTAATTATGCAGAATGCAGACTCAAACCGGATCAAGGAAAAATCGGTTCAAAACGGAATGCGAACCCTTCGGGAAGACGGCGCCTATAAGGTCCTGCAAGGGATCACCACCATTGAAGAGGTCCTTCGGGTCACGCAGGAGTAG
- the gspG gene encoding type II secretion system major pseudopilin GspG yields the protein MLDRKGFTLIELLVVLVILSILATIIGPKLFGRTEEARRTAAMVQIRNIESALALYERDNGSFPTTEQGLKALVEKPSGDPVPPNWHEGGYLDKGKVPLDPWHNPYVYLSPGVHSKEYDLESYGADGEDGGEGKYADIESWNLE from the coding sequence ATGCTCGACCGGAAAGGCTTTACCTTAATCGAACTGTTAGTGGTCCTGGTCATTCTTTCGATCCTGGCCACCATTATCGGTCCCAAACTCTTCGGCCGGACGGAAGAGGCCCGGAGGACCGCCGCTATGGTGCAGATCCGGAATATTGAAAGCGCACTGGCCCTTTATGAACGGGACAACGGAAGTTTTCCCACGACTGAACAGGGCCTCAAAGCCCTTGTTGAAAAACCGTCGGGCGATCCGGTCCCCCCAAACTGGCACGAGGGAGGATACCTGGACAAAGGGAAGGTCCCGCTCGACCCTTGGCACAATCCCTATGTCTACCTCTCCCCCGGTGTCCACAGCAAGGAATATGATCTGGAATCCTATGGGGCGGATGGGGAAGACGGCGGCGAAGGGAAGTATGCGGATATCGAAAGCTGGAACCTGGAATAA
- the gspF gene encoding type II secretion system inner membrane protein GspF, giving the protein MAVYEYKALNKKGKTITGVIDADSTQEARSKLREAEVFLTDLYETTAVQGKKSSANIVLFARIRPIEISVMIRQISTLLNAGIPLVETLSAVIEQIDNKGLQKIMSQVRESVREGMSFADALSRHPRAFSSLMVNMIRSGESSGSLDIVLLRLADFLEQQVELKRKVGSALIYPAVTISIALIVLLFLLIYVVPSVTQIFADMKQTLPLPTAILIVISRFTQNYWWLFLFLILAVFSGMKAYTRTEQGRIHFDRLKLKMPLFGSLVRKIAITRFSRTLGTLLKNGVPLLNALDIVKNVVGNKILEQTIEDARTHIGEGSTIHEPLKRSGVFPPIVIHMIFVGEKSGTLEEMLNKVADTTDNEINSTISTLTSLLEPIMIVGLALVVGFIVLSILLPIFEINQLIR; this is encoded by the coding sequence ATGGCAGTCTACGAATACAAAGCCCTCAACAAAAAAGGCAAAACCATTACGGGGGTCATTGATGCCGATTCCACCCAGGAGGCACGGAGCAAACTCCGGGAAGCGGAAGTCTTTCTGACCGATCTTTACGAAACAACCGCCGTCCAGGGAAAAAAGAGTTCCGCCAACATCGTCCTTTTTGCTCGAATCCGCCCCATTGAGATCTCGGTCATGATCCGGCAGATCTCCACGTTACTCAACGCGGGGATCCCCTTAGTGGAAACTCTGTCGGCGGTGATTGAACAGATCGACAATAAGGGCTTGCAAAAAATCATGTCCCAGGTCCGGGAATCAGTCCGGGAAGGAATGAGTTTTGCCGATGCCCTGTCCCGTCATCCCCGTGCCTTCTCATCATTGATGGTGAATATGATCCGCTCCGGCGAGAGCAGTGGCTCTCTGGACATTGTCTTGCTCCGGCTGGCCGATTTTCTGGAACAGCAGGTCGAGCTGAAACGGAAGGTCGGATCGGCATTGATCTACCCGGCGGTGACCATCTCGATTGCCCTGATCGTCCTGCTCTTTCTCCTCATCTATGTCGTCCCGTCGGTGACGCAGATTTTCGCCGACATGAAGCAAACCCTGCCGTTGCCTACGGCAATCCTCATTGTCATCAGCCGTTTTACCCAGAACTACTGGTGGCTTTTCCTTTTTCTGATTCTTGCCGTCTTTTCCGGCATGAAAGCCTATACCCGGACCGAGCAGGGACGGATCCATTTCGATCGTCTCAAGTTAAAAATGCCTCTCTTCGGATCTCTCGTCCGCAAGATCGCCATCACCCGTTTTTCCCGGACCCTGGGGACACTTCTGAAAAACGGAGTCCCCCTGCTGAACGCGCTGGACATCGTCAAGAACGTCGTCGGAAACAAGATCCTGGAGCAAACCATTGAAGATGCCCGAACCCATATCGGGGAAGGATCCACGATTCATGAGCCCTTAAAACGGAGCGGTGTCTTCCCTCCGATTGTCATCCACATGATCTTCGTAGGAGAAAAGAGCGGCACACTGGAGGAGATGCTGAACAAAGTGGCCGACACCACGGACAATGAGATCAACTCCACCATCAGCACTCTGACCTCCCTGTTGGAACCGATTATGATCGTCGGACTGGCGCTGGTGGTGGGCTTTATCGTCCTCTCGATTCTGCTGCCGATCTTTGAAATCAATCAATTGATCCGATAA
- a CDS encoding general secretion pathway protein GspK: MKTDHVREGRRHNERGIALILVLLVVGALSALLLDLNYTTRINLHLADNFRDQTRASFLARGTLEAAIALLLADENFDFDDPDSPEDAIWATPNVHEEAGGTIRIQMAIHDEDGKISINDTKNLFLKNSTQAGRLPGLAQNIQSVLTLDDTVMDSIQDWIDSDNVVFNFGAENDYYQSLDPPYEIRNGEIWDLTELFRIQGIDDRIYYGGTEEVPVGLSDIFTDIGGDDKPRKINVNTAPDEVLVALGDRSFADEVEAARPIESSADLKGLNGYSALPENIRKMLDVKSTYFSVDTKVKVNRIVKSVYAVLKRIPNNDTVNIVYWREE; encoded by the coding sequence ATGAAAACAGACCACGTCAGAGAAGGCAGGCGGCATAATGAGCGGGGGATCGCCCTGATCCTCGTGCTGCTCGTCGTCGGGGCACTTTCCGCTCTGCTTCTTGACCTGAACTATACCACCCGGATCAACCTCCATCTCGCTGACAATTTCCGGGACCAGACCCGTGCCTCCTTCCTGGCACGGGGAACCCTGGAGGCGGCCATCGCCCTGTTGCTGGCCGACGAGAACTTTGACTTCGACGATCCCGACAGCCCAGAGGATGCTATTTGGGCCACTCCCAACGTCCACGAAGAAGCAGGAGGCACCATCCGGATCCAAATGGCCATTCACGATGAAGATGGAAAGATCTCCATCAACGATACGAAGAATCTTTTCCTGAAGAACTCCACTCAGGCGGGTCGGCTTCCCGGGCTCGCGCAGAACATCCAGTCCGTCCTTACACTGGACGACACCGTCATGGATTCGATCCAGGACTGGATTGACAGCGATAACGTGGTATTCAATTTCGGCGCCGAAAACGACTATTATCAATCACTTGATCCACCCTACGAGATCCGTAACGGAGAGATCTGGGACCTGACGGAGCTTTTCCGGATCCAGGGGATCGATGACCGTATTTATTACGGGGGCACCGAGGAAGTCCCCGTGGGACTCTCCGACATCTTCACCGATATCGGCGGGGATGACAAACCACGGAAGATCAATGTCAACACGGCTCCCGATGAAGTACTGGTCGCTCTCGGCGATCGATCCTTTGCCGATGAAGTCGAAGCGGCACGACCGATTGAGTCCTCGGCCGACCTGAAGGGACTCAACGGATATAGTGCCCTCCCCGAAAACATCCGGAAGATGCTCGATGTAAAATCGACCTACTTTTCCGTCGACACCAAAGTCAAAGTCAACCGGATTGTGAAATCCGTTTATGCAGTCTTGAAAAGAATCCCAAATAATGATACGGTAAACATCGTCTACTGGCGCGAGGAGTAA